A single window of Gossypium hirsutum isolate 1008001.06 chromosome A10, Gossypium_hirsutum_v2.1, whole genome shotgun sequence DNA harbors:
- the LOC121208292 gene encoding peptidyl-prolyl cis-trans isomerase CYP40 isoform X1, translating to MVNPRCYLDISIGGEVEGRLIVELYKDVVPKTAENFRALCTGEKGIGPNTSVPLHYKGVRFHRIIRGFMIQGGDISAGDGTGGESIYGLKFEDENFDLKHERKGMLSMSNMGPNTNGSQFFITTNRTSHLDGKHVVFGKVIKGMGVVRSIEHVAGEDGTNYATQEVVIADCGEIPEGVDDGISNFFKDGDIYPDWPADVDNKPDEISWWMKAVDSIKAFGNEQFKKQDYKIALRKYCKALRYLDVCWELKGIDAGKSSTLRKTRSQIFTNCSACKLKLGDLKGALLDADFAIRDGEDNVKAFFRQGQAHMALNDIDAAVESFKKALDLEPNDGGIKKELAAAKKKIADRRDREKQAYSRMFQ from the exons ATGGTGAACCCCAGATGTTATTTGGACATAAGTATAGGAGGAGAAGTAGAAGGGAGGTTGATAGTGGAGTTATACAAGGATGTTGTCCCTAAAACTGCTGAAAATTTCAGGGCTTTGTGTACTGGTGAGAAAGGCATTGGACCTAATACTTCTGTTCCCCTGCATTACAAg GGTGTCCGATTTCATCGAATTATCAGGGGTTTTATGATACAAGGTGGGGATATATCAGCTGGTGATGGAACTGGGGGAGAATCCATTTATGGcttgaaatttgaagatgaaaacTTTGACTTAAAGCATGAACGAAAAGGAATGTTATCAATGTCTAATATGGGGCCTAACACCAATGGATCTCAATTCTTTATTACCACTAATAGAACCTCTCATCTCGATGGAAAACATGTGGTTTTTGGGAAGGTTATAAAAGGAATGGGTGTTGTTCGTTCCATCGAACACGTTGCTGGTGAGGATGGTACTAATTACGCCACTCAAGAGGTTGTAATTGCAGATTGTGGAGAAATTCCTGAGGGAGTGGATGATGGAATATCCAACTTTTTCAAGGATGGTGATATTTATCCTGATTGGCCAGCTGATGTCGACAACAAACCGGATGAAATATCTTGGTGGATGAAGGCAGTAGACTCTATCAAAGCTTTTGGGAATGAGCAATTCAAG AAACAAGATTATAAGATTGCTCTTAGAAAATATTGCAAGGCTTTGCGCTACTTGGATGTTTGCTGGGAGCTGAAGGGCATTGATGCAG GGAAGAGCTCGACTTTGCGGAAGACCAGGTCACAGATATTTACAAATTGTTCC GCCTGCAAGTTGAAACTCGGAGACTTAAAAGGAGCATTGTTGGATGCGGACTTTGCAATTCGTGATGGTGAAGATAATGTGAAAGCTTTTTTTCGACAAGGCCAG GCACATATGGCACTTAATGACATAGATGCCGCAGTTGAGAGCTTTAAAAAGGCATTGGACTTGGAGCCAAATGATG GTGGAATAAAAAAAGAGCTTGCAGCTGCAAAGAAGAAG ATTGCTGATCGAAGAGACCGAGAGAAACAAGCATACTCTAGAATGTTTCAGTAG
- the LOC121208292 gene encoding peptidyl-prolyl cis-trans isomerase CYP40 isoform X2 has protein sequence MVNPRCYLDISIGGEVEGRLIVELYKDVVPKTAENFRALCTGEKGIGPNTSVPLHYKGVRFHRIIRGFMIQGGDISAGDGTGGESIYGLKFEDENFDLKHERKGMLSMSNMGPNTNGSQFFITTNRTSHLDGKHVVFGKVIKGMGVVRSIEHVAGEDGTNYATQEVVIADCGEIPEGVDDGISNFFKDGDIYPDWPADVDNKPDEISWWMKAVDSIKAFGNEQFKEWFCLS, from the exons ATGGTGAACCCCAGATGTTATTTGGACATAAGTATAGGAGGAGAAGTAGAAGGGAGGTTGATAGTGGAGTTATACAAGGATGTTGTCCCTAAAACTGCTGAAAATTTCAGGGCTTTGTGTACTGGTGAGAAAGGCATTGGACCTAATACTTCTGTTCCCCTGCATTACAAg GGTGTCCGATTTCATCGAATTATCAGGGGTTTTATGATACAAGGTGGGGATATATCAGCTGGTGATGGAACTGGGGGAGAATCCATTTATGGcttgaaatttgaagatgaaaacTTTGACTTAAAGCATGAACGAAAAGGAATGTTATCAATGTCTAATATGGGGCCTAACACCAATGGATCTCAATTCTTTATTACCACTAATAGAACCTCTCATCTCGATGGAAAACATGTGGTTTTTGGGAAGGTTATAAAAGGAATGGGTGTTGTTCGTTCCATCGAACACGTTGCTGGTGAGGATGGTACTAATTACGCCACTCAAGAGGTTGTAATTGCAGATTGTGGAGAAATTCCTGAGGGAGTGGATGATGGAATATCCAACTTTTTCAAGGATGGTGATATTTATCCTGATTGGCCAGCTGATGTCGACAACAAACCGGATGAAATATCTTGGTGGATGAAGGCAGTAGACTCTATCAAAGCTTTTGGGAATGAGCAATTCAAG GAATGGTTTTGCCTCTCATAG